One genomic region from Anopheles bellator chromosome 2, idAnoBellAS_SP24_06.2, whole genome shotgun sequence encodes:
- the LOC131211647 gene encoding LOW QUALITY PROTEIN: kanadaptin (The sequence of the model RefSeq protein was modified relative to this genomic sequence to represent the inferred CDS: deleted 1 base in 1 codon), with the protein MTEKAEFKVPKGDPKLLAKSRKPEPVPSASKTDDGTFEENAAEIPPIPYKEPKWSGKCDLDRDYSFEVEKNGVIIERVRQLQNKTFWLFGRLPNCDLNMAHPTISRYHAVLQYRPPPSEDADSGGNDEQGSTRPVHTTVEPGWYLYDLNSTHGTFLNKQQIKPRTYVRVRPGYMIRLGSSSRTFILDGPTDEEDEPSALTITELKEHTAKVRALQAEMAEIERKEKDRLERLKEEEGISWGMAEDADEETDLHENPYAASNNEELFLDDPKKTLRGYFEREGYELEYKLNEVSSGTYSCRVELPVDDAGGLPIVATVTHKGKKKEAVVQCALEACRILDRHGLLRQANHEPRRRFQKQSDSDDDDDFLDRTGAVEKRRSRKQAKDTQIRTYEDLIHEEAQILERLEKIELQINKAQLITKKTRLPKNDDDVDDFLNNLVQPSDKFEIRRLRVEQKHLHESHERVKKLIAMVKPIDLASIVNSKQPSSTEQTKHSVLPLFGKRHKLSNTFGIRESSIKAQKDSDVDGGESSRREAPRVPPGESAYCSRKSTKCTSSASALDDAKQPKHFAKKRSLSGASSEGDSDRVRQTFPDEIDPEKGGGGNSKKRRPRNRMRERVRENVDFDDMAEMESEDKNVEWVPPSGQTGDGRTSLNEKFGY; encoded by the exons ATGACTGAAAAAGCGGAGTTTAAAGTGCCCAAAGGGGATCCGAAGTTATTGGCTAAAAGTAGAAAGCCAGAGCCTGTTCCCAGCGCGTCGAAGACCGACGACGGTACGTTCGAAGAAAATGCTGCAGAGATTCCTCCCATACCGTATAAGGAACCGAAGTGGTCTGGAAAATGCGACTTGGATCGGGATTACAGCTTCGAGGTGGAGAAAAATGGGGTTATTATTGAGAGGGTGCGGCAACTGCAGAACAAAACGTTCTGGCTGTTTGGCCGGTTACCGAACTGTGATCTGAACATGGCGCACCCAACGATCTCGCGGTATCATGCGGTTCTGCAGTACCGGCCTCCACCATCGGAAGACGCCGACTCGGGG GGGAACGACGAGCAGGGGAGCACACGACCTGTTCACACTACGGTCGAGCCCGGGTGGTATCTGTACGACCTGAACAGCACGCACGGAACGTTCCTTAATAAGCAGCAGATAAAGCCGCGAACATATGTGCGAGTGCGCCCTGGTTACATGATCAGGCTGGGATCGAGCTCACGAACATTCATCCTGGACGGTCCGACGGATGAGGAGGATGAACCGTCCGCCTTGACGATCACGGAACTGAAGGAGCATACCGCAAAGGTACGAGCATTGCAAGCCGAGATGGCCGAAATTGAGCGCAAGGAGAAGGATCGTTTGGAACGGTTGAAGGAAGAGGAAGGTATTAGCTGGGGAATGGCGGAAGACGCGGACGAGGAAACGGATCTACATGAAAATCCTTATGCCGCGTCGAACAATGAGGAGCTGTTCTTGGACGATCCGAAGAAAACGCTGCGCGGATATTTCGAACGCGAAGGGTACGAGCTGGAGTACAAGTTAAACGAGGTTTCTTCCGGAACATATAGCTGCAGAGTGGAGCTACCGGTCGACGATGCTGGTGGTCTACCGATTGTTGCCACGGTAACACACAAAGGCAAGAAGAAGGAGGCTGTTGTGCAGTGCGCCCTTGAGGCGTGTCGCATACTCGACCGTCATGGCTTGCTGCGTCAGGCGAATCATG AACCGCGGCGCAGATTTCAAAAGCAGTCGGAttcggacgatgatgatgacttcCTCGATCGGACGGGAGCCGTTGAGAAGCGACGCTCACGAAAACAAGCCAAGGATACCCAAATCCGAACGTATGAAGATCTG ATTCACGAAGAGGCGCAAATTCTGGAGCGGCTGGAGAAAATCGAACTACAGATAAACAAGGCACAGCTAATAACGAAGAAAACGCGGTTGCccaaaaacgacgacgatgtggaCGATTTTCTGAACAATCTCGTTCAACCGAGCGATAAATTCGAAATTCGTCGGCTACGCGTCGAGCAGAAGCATTTGCACGAGAGCCACGAAAGGGTGAAGAAACTGATCGCCATGGTGAAGCCGATCGATTTGGCCAGTATTGTGAATTCGAAGCAGCCGAGTAGCACTGAGCAGACAAAGCACAGTGTGTTGCCACTTTTCGGCAAGCGCCACAAGTTGAGCAACACATTCGGCATTCGCGAATCAAGCATAAAGGCCCAAAAAGATAGCGATGTGGATGGTGGCGAAAGTTCGCGACGGGAAGCTCCTCGGGTTCCCCCTGGCGAAAGCGCATACTGCAGCAGAAAGTCGACAAAATGCACTTCCTCAGCTTCGGCGCTCGACGATGCGAAGCAGCCGAAACACTTTGCCAAGAAGCGGTCTTTAAGTGGCGCCAGCTCCGAAGGCGACTCGGATCGTGTACGACAAACGTTTCCAGATGAGATCGATCCCGAAAAAGGTGGCGGCGGTAACAGTAAAAAGAGGCGTCCACGAAATCGGATGCGGGAGAGGGTCAGGGAAAACGTTGACTTTGACGATATGGCAGAGATGGAGAGTGAAGACAAAAACGTCGAATGGGTACCACCATCGGGTCAAACGGGCGATGGCCGAACGTcgttgaatgaaaaattcggATACTAG